Proteins from one Choloepus didactylus isolate mChoDid1 chromosome 4, mChoDid1.pri, whole genome shotgun sequence genomic window:
- the EID1 gene encoding EP300-interacting inhibitor of differentiation 1: MSEMSVLSELYEESSDLQMDVMPGESDLPQMEVGSGSREPSPSPSRNGAPPQLEEEGPMEEEEAQPMAEPVGKRGLANGPNPGEQPGQIAAPYFESEDEGEEFDDWEDDYDYPEEEQLSGAGYRVSAALEEANKMFLRTSRAREAALDGGFQMHYEKTPFDQLAFIEELFSLMVVNRLTEELGCDEIIDRE; the protein is encoded by the coding sequence ATGTCTGAAATGTCCGTGTTGTCCGAGTTGTATGAAGAGAGCAGTGACCTGCAGATGGATGTGATGCCTGGCGAGAGTGACCTTCCGCAGATGGAGGTAGGCAGCGGGAGCCGGGAGCCATCCCCGAGCCCCTCCCGCAACGGGGCCCCGCCACAGCTCGAGGAAGAAGGCccaatggaggaggaggaggcccaGCCAATGGCGGAGCCTGTGGGGAAACGGGGCCTTGCGAACGGTCCCAACCCTGGGGAGCAGCCAGGCCAGATCGCAGCCCCATACTTCGAGAGTGAGGACGAGGGTGAGGAATTTGATGACTGGGAGGACGACTACGACTATCCCGAAGAGGAGCAGCTGAGTGGTGCAGGCTACAGAGTGTCCGCGGCCCTCGAAGAAGCCAACAAGATGTTTCTGAGAACATCTAGAGCAAGAGAAGCAGCCCTAGATGGCGGATTTCAGATGCATTATGAGAAGACCCCGTTTGATCAGTTGGCTTTTATCGAAGAGCTCTTTTCACTTATGGTTGTCAATCGTCTGACCGAAGAACTCGGCTGTGATGAGATTATCGATAGAGAGTAG